One candidate division WOR-3 bacterium genomic window carries:
- the purC gene encoding phosphoribosylaminoimidazolesuccinocarboxamide synthase, whose product MGSVKDLTVIEKPTENEPGIGRFVFSDRYSVFDWGEMPDHISKKGQAICIATAYYFEKLAEGGIKSHYLGVVEEGRAKRLQELKSPSNTMEIKLLRVIKPELKGNNYDYSIYKKETRNFLIPLEIIYRNALPAGSSVFKRLKEGVLKPSDIGLDRIPEPGQILEKPIYDVSTKLEITDRYLTWEEAKEICVLSDEELNEMKRIVAYINDLITKETQRLGLFNEDGKIELGFDEKRNFMLVDAVGTLDECRFTFDGIAVSKEIARIFYRQTEWFKEVEEAKKKDRVNWKSVVKSQPPKLPPELFETISQIYQAYTNDLTGRRWFDVPPLQQILVKIKNLAL is encoded by the coding sequence ATGGGTAGTGTAAAAGACCTTACGGTTATAGAAAAACCAACCGAAAATGAACCGGGTATTGGGAGGTTTGTATTTTCAGACAGATATTCAGTTTTTGACTGGGGTGAGATGCCTGACCATATATCAAAAAAAGGTCAGGCGATATGTATTGCTACTGCATATTATTTTGAGAAACTTGCAGAAGGAGGTATAAAATCTCATTATCTCGGAGTTGTTGAAGAGGGGAGGGCAAAGCGTTTGCAAGAATTGAAAAGTCCATCCAACACAATGGAGATTAAATTACTCAGAGTTATAAAGCCGGAACTAAAAGGCAATAATTATGACTATTCAATTTATAAAAAAGAAACCCGCAATTTTTTGATTCCCCTTGAGATTATTTATCGAAATGCCCTCCCGGCTGGTTCTTCGGTATTTAAACGTTTAAAAGAAGGGGTTCTGAAACCTTCAGATATTGGTCTTGATCGAATTCCGGAACCAGGACAAATTCTGGAAAAGCCGATATATGATGTTTCAACTAAGCTTGAAATAACCGATAGATATCTAACTTGGGAAGAAGCAAAAGAAATATGCGTGCTTTCCGATGAAGAACTGAATGAGATGAAACGCATAGTTGCTTACATCAATGATTTGATAACAAAAGAGACCCAGCGCCTCGGTTTATTCAATGAAGATGGAAAGATCGAACTTGGTTTTGATGAAAAGCGAAATTTCATGCTGGTAGATGCAGTGGGGACTCTTGATGAATGTCGATTTACTTTTGACGGTATAGCGGTGAGCAAGGAAATAGCCCGGATATTTTACCGGCAAACCGAATGGTTTAAAGAAGTAGAAGAAGCGAAGAAAAAAGACCGGGTAAACTGGAAGTCGGTGGTGAAAAGTCAACCTCCGAAGTTGCCCCCTGAACTTTTTGAAACGATAAGTCAGATTTACCAGGCATATACTAACGATTTAACTGGCCGGCGTTGGTTTGATGTGCCTCCTTTGCAACAGATCCTGGTAAAAATAAAAAATTTGGCGCTGTGA
- a CDS encoding acyl-CoA dehydrogenase family protein: protein MIGFEFSSEQKLIQQSIREFAKKELVPLVRIIDDNQKIPSYIIKKMAELGILVMNFTQDYGGSNADPVFCGIVAQELARWDISCAIFTFFLVECAWGYILEKYGTEKIKNSIVSKVTLDKIFLGIAATKPDAGSDLANIRAVARKLGNKYVILARRHLSAE from the coding sequence ATGATTGGTTTTGAATTTAGTTCTGAACAAAAATTGATACAGCAATCAATACGGGAATTTGCGAAAAAAGAGCTGGTACCATTGGTCCGTATAATAGATGATAATCAAAAAATACCTTCTTATATAATCAAGAAAATGGCAGAACTCGGAATTTTAGTGATGAACTTCACTCAGGATTATGGCGGCTCAAATGCTGACCCTGTGTTCTGCGGAATTGTTGCCCAGGAACTTGCGCGATGGGATATAAGCTGTGCAATTTTTACTTTTTTTCTTGTAGAATGTGCCTGGGGATATATTCTGGAGAAATATGGTACTGAAAAGATTAAAAATAGTATTGTATCCAAAGTCACTTTAGATAAGATATTTCTTGGTATTGCCGCAACTAAACCGGATGCAGGGTCAGACCTCGCTAATATACGGGCTGTTGCCCGAAAGTTAGGAAATAAATATGTGATATTAGCGAGAAGACATTTATCGGCGGAATAG
- a CDS encoding L-threonylcarbamoyladenylate synthase: MTKIVKPTNEILMQAAEIIKNGGLVAFPTETVYGLGASAFNARAVAKIFEVKNRPYFDPLIVHISRFETIYDLWAKLDERALNLAKQFWPGPLTIVLPRKKSIPDIVVAGLTTVAVRMPANKIALDLITYAGVPIAAPSANLFGRLSPTTAEHVAEQLGDKIDLIIDGGKTEIGVESTVIEFNDKPVVLRLGGITLEQIEGVIGRVKILTVAEKPHSPGQLLKHYAPKVKLKIIKNGNYSIPQGLEAGLLAFREAPPGHAFKCVQILSPAGDLQEAACNLFSALHRLEKEAIDIIYAEPVPEIGLGRAIMDRLRKAEGTGGE, encoded by the coding sequence GTGACGAAAATAGTGAAACCGACCAACGAAATCCTGATGCAGGCAGCGGAAATAATAAAGAATGGCGGGCTCGTGGCTTTTCCCACGGAGACAGTGTATGGACTTGGTGCATCCGCTTTTAATGCCCGGGCAGTAGCAAAAATATTTGAAGTTAAAAATCGACCCTACTTTGACCCCCTTATTGTTCATATCAGTCGTTTTGAAACGATTTATGATTTATGGGCGAAGTTGGATGAACGGGCATTAAATTTGGCAAAGCAATTCTGGCCTGGGCCACTCACTATCGTTTTGCCCAGAAAAAAGAGCATTCCGGATATTGTGGTGGCTGGTTTGACTACGGTGGCAGTGCGAATGCCCGCAAATAAGATCGCCCTTGATCTGATAACCTATGCGGGTGTTCCAATTGCTGCCCCTAGTGCCAATCTTTTTGGACGCTTGAGTCCCACGACGGCTGAACATGTGGCAGAACAACTCGGTGATAAGATTGATTTAATTATTGATGGTGGTAAAACAGAAATCGGAGTAGAATCTACTGTTATTGAATTCAATGATAAGCCAGTGGTATTGCGACTTGGGGGAATCACTTTAGAACAGATTGAAGGAGTTATCGGCAGGGTGAAGATTTTAACGGTTGCAGAAAAACCGCACTCTCCAGGTCAATTATTAAAACATTATGCACCAAAGGTAAAGCTTAAAATAATAAAAAATGGAAATTATTCAATCCCGCAAGGATTAGAAGCAGGATTACTCGCCTTTCGTGAAGCCCCCCCAGGTCATGCGTTTAAGTGTGTCCAAATCCTTTCGCCAGCCGGCGACCTTCAGGAGGCAGCGTGTAATTTATTCTCGGCACTCCATCGATTAGAAAAAGAAGCTATTGATATAATTTATGCCGAACCCGTGCCGGAAATTGGACTGGGGAGGGCGATAATGGACCGCTTGCGTAAAGCCGAAGGGACGGGTGGTGAATAG
- a CDS encoding acyl-CoA dehydrogenase family protein, translating into MVTSHLPDGSGYITLAKTNPEVKKTCGMSLFYIPIKETKGITTTILKEWGRKGISSGGFTMDNVELAEENLIGDEKQKILYFNGRF; encoded by the coding sequence ATGGTCACTTCTCATTTGCCTGACGGCAGTGGATATATTACTCTTGCTAAAACAAACCCTGAAGTGAAAAAAACCTGTGGGATGAGTTTATTTTATATCCCGATAAAAGAAACGAAAGGGATTACTACGACAATATTAAAAGAATGGGGGAGAAAAGGTATTTCTTCTGGTGGCTTTACTATGGATAATGTCGAACTTGCGGAAGAAAATTTGATCGGTGATGAAAAACAGAAGATTCTATATTTTAATGGAAGGTTTTGA
- a CDS encoding carbonic anhydrase, whose amino-acid sequence MDGRVYRLAQEFIKQNYGVDFVDTITLSGACKVIAKSMEQEVLNFVKRCLNISVNKHGFRLIAMVGYYDCAGSLLIGKLKAVKLPVLLNW is encoded by the coding sequence ATGGATGGTCGGGTTTACAGATTGGCTCAAGAATTTATAAAACAAAACTATGGGGTTGATTTCGTTGATACCATTACGCTTTCTGGTGCATGCAAAGTTATTGCTAAAAGTATGGAACAGGAAGTTTTGAATTTTGTAAAGAGGTGTCTTAATATCTCTGTTAACAAACACGGCTTTCGGTTGATTGCGATGGTTGGATATTATGACTGTGCTGGAAGCCTGTTGATAGGGAAACTCAAAGCAGTCAAATTGCCGGTGCTGTTGAACTGGTAA
- a CDS encoding hydroxymethylglutaryl-CoA synthase: protein MAEKIGIIGYGSYLPRYRIKVEEIAKQWGRDPETIKKGLALREKTVPGMDEDTITISVAAAKNALKRAEIDPKKIGAVYVGSESHPYAVKPSATVVAEVLGITPEVHIASFEFACKAGTEAMFVCYGLVKAGLMEYAMAIGADTSQGAPSDALEFSASAGGSAFIFGKDKIVVEVLDTYSWATDTPDFWRREYQFYPRHGGRFTGDPAYFKHIFNAGKGILEKTGYKPSDFKYAVFHMPNGKFPMTIGKRLGFTKEQIEPGWIVPLMGNTYSGSSPTGFSAILDIAQPGDLILLVSFGSGAGSDAFVFKVTERINEVRDKAEKVREMLENNRIYLTYGEYAKHRHKIIMAQ, encoded by the coding sequence ATGGCTGAAAAAATTGGCATTATTGGTTATGGGTCTTATCTACCCCGTTACCGAATAAAGGTGGAGGAAATTGCAAAACAATGGGGTAGAGACCCGGAGACGATAAAAAAAGGATTAGCACTGAGAGAAAAAACAGTTCCTGGTATGGATGAAGATACCATAACAATTTCGGTTGCGGCGGCAAAGAATGCCCTAAAAAGGGCAGAGATTGACCCGAAGAAAATCGGTGCAGTGTACGTGGGTTCGGAATCACATCCTTACGCAGTAAAACCATCTGCTACCGTAGTTGCTGAGGTGTTGGGCATCACACCTGAGGTTCATATAGCCAGTTTTGAGTTTGCCTGTAAGGCCGGGACTGAAGCGATGTTTGTTTGTTATGGACTGGTGAAGGCGGGCTTGATGGAATATGCGATGGCAATTGGTGCGGATACTTCGCAAGGTGCCCCGTCTGATGCTTTAGAATTCTCCGCATCGGCTGGTGGTTCAGCATTCATTTTTGGCAAAGATAAGATTGTGGTGGAAGTTCTTGATACTTATTCCTGGGCAACGGACACACCTGATTTCTGGCGTCGGGAATACCAGTTTTACCCACGGCATGGAGGTAGATTTACGGGCGACCCGGCCTACTTTAAACATATCTTTAATGCGGGCAAGGGTATTCTGGAAAAAACCGGTTATAAACCATCCGATTTTAAATATGCTGTATTTCATATGCCCAATGGCAAATTTCCGATGACCATTGGGAAGCGACTAGGATTTACCAAGGAGCAGATTGAACCCGGCTGGATTGTGCCCTTAATGGGCAATACATATTCCGGTTCTTCACCCACCGGTTTTTCGGCAATTCTTGATATCGCACAGCCCGGTGATTTGATATTGCTTGTTTCATTTGGCTCTGGCGCCGGTAGTGATGCATTTGTTTTTAAAGTCACAGAAAGAATAAATGAAGTTCGTGACAAAGCCGAAAAGGTAAGAGAGATGCTTGAGAATAATAGAATTTATCTAACTTACGGCGAATATGCTAAACATAGACATAAAATAATCATGGCTCAATAA